The DNA window TTCGTTGACCAGCGCGACCCTTGTCGAATGGCTGTTACAGCCGTTCCCAACAACTGAATATCGAATGTTTCTCCGCGATAACCTACTGACGCTGCTGATCTTCTTCCCAGCCATCGGTGCCGCGCTGGTTCTGCTGACCCGTACGCGCAATGCCGCACGCTGGCTAACACTCTGCTTTGCGGTGTCGACCCTGGTATTGTCACTTCTGGTCCTTGCGTTCTTCGACTGGGGCCGGGGAGACGTCTACGGCTACCTCAGTGGCGACGCGGTCGGCACGGTGCAGTTGGTCCAGCAGGTGGACTGGATTCCGTCATTCGGCATTCGCTACAAGGTGGGCATTGACGGGCTGTCGTTTCCGCTCGTGGTGCTTACGACGTTCATTTTCGTCGTCTCGTGTGTTGCGTCGTGGAACGTCCGCCGCATGTCGCGAGGCTATATGGCGCTGTTCCTGTTGCTGGAATGCGGCGTACTGGGCACCTTCCTCGCGCTCGATTTCTTCCTGTTCTACGTTTTCTTCGAAGTCAGCCTTCTGCCGATGTACTTTCTGATCGGCATCTGGGGCGGGCCTCGCAAGGAATATGCGGCGATCAAGTTTTTCCTATACACGCTGATCGGCTCCATCGGACTCCTGGTCGTACTGATCGGCGTCCACCTCTGCAGCCGAGACGTGTTTACTGGTGGCGGAGGTGCCGCCGGCACATTCGATCTTGTACGTCTTGCCGGGCCGGAGATGCGGGCGTTCTTCGCCCGGCCGGAGAACGTCAACACCGGCCGCGCCTTTTTCCTGCTCGCGATGCTGGCGTTCCTGGTGAAGGTGCCGGCAGTGCCGTTCCATACCTGGCTTCCCGATGCCCATGTCGAAGCCCCAACGCCCATGAGCATGATCCTGGCCGCGGTCCTGCTCAAGATGGGCGGGTACGGCATTTTTCGAGTGGCCTACCCGCTGTTCCCGGCAGCGGCCAAGACGCTCTGGATGCTGATCGCGATCATCGGCGTGGTCAGCATCATTTATGGTGCGCTATGCGCCATGAGCCAGATCGACTTCAAACGGCTCGTCGCCTATTCATCGGTGTCGCACATGGGTTTCGTCGTGCTGGGCGCGGCGATGATGACACCCATGAGCGTCAATGGCGCGATCTTCATGATGGTCGCCCATGGCATTACCAGCGCGATGCTCTTCTTCATCGTGGGGGTTATTTATGAACGGGTGCATCACCGTGAGATGAACCGCATGGGTGGCCTCGCCGGCACCATGCCCATTTACGCCGGTTTCAGCACCGTTGCGGCGTTCGCCAACCTGGGCCTGCCCGGGCTTTGTGGGTTCGTG is part of the Humisphaera borealis genome and encodes:
- a CDS encoding complex I subunit 4 family protein, which gives rise to MFLRDNLLTLLIFFPAIGAALVLLTRTRNAARWLTLCFAVSTLVLSLLVLAFFDWGRGDVYGYLSGDAVGTVQLVQQVDWIPSFGIRYKVGIDGLSFPLVVLTTFIFVVSCVASWNVRRMSRGYMALFLLLECGVLGTFLALDFFLFYVFFEVSLLPMYFLIGIWGGPRKEYAAIKFFLYTLIGSIGLLVVLIGVHLCSRDVFTGGGGAAGTFDLVRLAGPEMRAFFARPENVNTGRAFFLLAMLAFLVKVPAVPFHTWLPDAHVEAPTPMSMILAAVLLKMGGYGIFRVAYPLFPAAAKTLWMLIAIIGVVSIIYGALCAMSQIDFKRLVAYSSVSHMGFVVLGAAMMTPMSVNGAIFMMVAHGITSAMLFFIVGVIYERVHHREMNRMGGLAGTMPIYAGFSTVAAFANLGLPGLCGFVGEFMVLLGSFQAARGGSIIMVGGASATAVYVLSIAAAFGVVLAAAYMLWTIQRVFLGRVRPEHSKLPEITGREAAVLTPLAAMCVLLGVLPAFFVLVFTDRSVAVLIDILR